The Staphylococcus simiae genome includes the window TTGCTTCAATTTCTTCTTCTGAATTATTATCACGATATTCTAATGCTTGATCTACACCTTGTGCGATATCTGGTGATTGTTCATCGATTGCCGTTAAAATTGCCATTGTTTCATAATCGTAGCCATATTTAGCTCTAGTGTAACCAATGTCTTTAATTGTTTCTCTTACTACTTTTGGAATATCTACATAAGTCGTTGTAGATATTTCTCCAGCTATTAAAGCCATACCTGTAGTTACTGTTGTTTCACATGCCACTCGTGCATTTGGATCATCTTTCAATATCGCATCTAATATAGCATCTGACACTTGATCAGCTATTTTATCTGGATGTCCTTCTGTTACTGACTCTGAAGTAAATAATCGTTTGTTATATAACATAATTTGCTCCTTTTATTTTAAATTACGACAATTCTCTTGTATGAGCTAATTAAAAAGGCCTTCTAACTATTTACATAGAGAGAAGGCCTAATACGTCCATTCGCTCTTATCGTTCAGACCTATATGTCTGCAAACGGTTTGGCACCTTTCTTTTATAAAAAAGAGGTTGCTGGGTTTCATTGGGTCCATGTCCCTCCACCACTCAGGATAAGAGAATCCGTTAAGAATAATAGTACCGAATTACAGAATTAATGTCAATTTTTGGTATAAAAATTTACTATAAAATATTGTAGATTAATTATTTCAATGTGTTATACTATTTAAATGTAAAGGCTTACATTTAAATTATCGCTTTGGAGGGATTTAGGATGTCAGTAGATAGTTACACTGAATCAACTAAAATAGACAACTTATTAAAGAAACCATCTTCACTTTTCCAACTTTCAACAACGCAATTGTATAATAAAATACTGGACAATGATGAAGGTGTACTCACAGAATTAGGCGCTGTTAATGCTAGCACAGGTAAATATACTGGTCGCTCACCTAAAGACAAATTTATTGTCACAGAACCTTCTTATAGAGATAACATTGATTGGGGAACTATTAATCAACCCATTGATGAAGAAACATTCTTAAGTTTATACCATAAAGTGTTAGATTATTTAGATCAAAAAGATGAACTGTATGTCTTTAATGGATACGCAGGTAGTGACAAAGATACCATGTTAAAACTAACAGTCATTAATGAACTGGCTTGGCATAATTTATTTGCTAAAAATATGTTCATTAGACCTGAATCTAAAGAAGAAGCATCAAAAATAAAACCCAATTTCACAATTGTTTCAGCACCACATTTTAAAGCTGATCCAAAAGTTGACGGTACAAATTCAGAGACGTTCGTTATTATTTCTTTCAAACATAAAGTGATTCTAATTGGTGGTACTGAATATGCCGGAGAAATGAAAAAAGGTATCTTCTCTGTTATGAATTATTTATTACCAATGCAAGACATTATGAGCATGCATTGTTCAGCAAATGTCGGAGAAAAAGGCGATGTTGCTTTATTCTTCGGTTTATCAGGTACAGGTAAAACGACTTTATCTGCAGATCCTAAACGTAAATTAATTGGTGATGATGAACACGGTTGGAACAAAAACGGTGTCTTCAATATCGAAGGTGGATGTTACGCTAAAGCTATTCACTTATCAAAGGAAAAAGAACCACAAATTTATAATGCTATTAAATACGGTACAATATTAGAAAATACTGTTGTAGCAGAGGATGGCAGTGTCAATTTCGATGACAATCGTTATACCGAAAATACACGTGCTGCTTATCCAATTAATCATATTGATAATATTGTCGTACCTTCAAAAGCAGCTCATCCTAATACTATTATTTTCTTAACTGCTGATGCATTTGGAGTAATCCCTCCAATTTCTAAATTAAATAAAAAGCAAGCTATGTACCATTTCTTAAGTGGCTTCACATCTAAGTTAGCTGGTACTGAACGTGGTGTTACTGAACCAGAACCTTCCTTCTCAACTTGTTTTGGTGCACCATTCTTACCATTACATCCAACAGTTTATGCAGATTTATTAGGAGAATTGATTGATCAACATGATGTAGATGTTTACTTAGTTAATACAGGATGGACTGGCGGAAAATACGGAGTTGGTCGTCGTATTAGTCTACACTATACACGTCAAATGGTTAACCAAGCTATTTCTGGCAAATTAAAACATGCAGAATATACTAAAGATAGTACATTTGGATTAAGCATTCCCGTTGAAATTGAAGATGTACCAAAAACAATCTTAAATCCTATTAATGCATGGAGTGATCCTGACAAATATAAAGCTCAAGCTCAAGATTTAATTCAACGTTTCGAAAATAATTTTGAAAAGTTTGGGAAAGAAGTAGAACATATTGCTTCTCAAGGTGGCTTTAACAAATAACACCTTATCGTCATAAACAATTCGAAGTAATATAACAGACAACAAGCCAAGATTTTCAGTTGAAAATCTTGGCTTATTCATATTCAAAATATAAAAATCGGACTAATAGAAAATAACTAAAACTTTCTATCGGTCGATTTATTATAAAGTCAATTATTTTACTATTTAACGATTCGTAAGTTGATGTGTTTCGACTTTAGTCATAAATGATTTGATATAACTTAATGCTTCTTTTAATGCTGGCGGTCTCGGTACATGTCCTTCATCTTCTTGATAAAAAGTATCATATGTTACTCCTTTAAGAGAGAGTTGTTGCTCTAAGTAATAAGCCTGATGTATCCCAACTTGTTGATCTTTCTCACCATGAACGATTAAAATTGGAGGACTTTGACGATTAAGTAAATGTATAGCATCACGAGCTTCATATTGTACTTTATCTTTTTGAGGATGTCCCACCATTCTTCTTAACATCCCTCTTAAATCTATACGTTCTTCATACATTAAATTAATATCTGATACGCCACCCCAAATAATGTAACTACTCACAGGTAACTCTTGAAAAGTCAATAACCCCTGCAATCCTCCTCTAGAAAATCCTATCATATGGATAAATGCATCTGGATATTTACTATGTAATAAGCGTATGAGTACTGTAACATCATTGAGATCACCACGATAAAATTCATCTTTGCCTTCACTACCATTATTCCCTCTATAGTACGGGCCTATCACTAATGTATCTTTATCTGCAAATTGCATTAGACGCGCTGCTCTAACTCGACCAACTTGACCTTTTCCACCACGTAAATAGACAACAATTCTTTTAATCTCAGTCAACGGTGTCATCATTAATGCTTTGACTTTTAAGTGATCTACAACATAAGTAACTTCATCAAATTGATGATCGAATGATGTCACTGGCATACGTTTAACTTTGATAAAATCCAAGTGCAATCACCCTTTCTAAGCACGTTAATATCGTTTCGTCTTGCAATAAGTAACTTTGTTGCTCCTTACTAATGTCGTTAATATTGTTAAATAATACTGGTCCTGTTGTTTCCATATAGTCATATTTTTCATTAATTTCATTTACATCAATAAAATAGACATCTTTTATAAATGTCTCATCTTCTACAGTTGCAATATGATATTGAGCAATATAATGAAGTGCTTTAACAGTAGCACCTGTTTCTTCATAGAGTTCTCTTTTGACTGCATCTTCACTCGTTTCAAAATCTTCCCTTTTACCACCAGGAAATTCAATACCACGTATTTTATGGTTAGTGAAAAGTAATTGATCATTATAAACTGGAATAGCAAGGACATGATTACCATCTGCCTCATTGATATCTGTCTTATAAGTTAATTCAACTAGTCGCTGATCCTTATCCCAAAACTTCATGGTCATCACATCCTTTCAATATATGTTAAACTGTTGATACATTATTTTCAGTTGGGGGCACTACTATGAAAAAAATATTTTTAGCGCTGATTCATTTTTATCAACGCTTTATTTCGCCACTCACTCCACCTACTTGTCGTTTTTATCCGACATGTTCAGAGTATACTAGAGAAGCCATTCAATATCATGGTGCGTTTAAAGGCTTATATTTAGGCATCAGACGCATATTGAAATGTCATCCTTTACACAAAGGTGGCTTTGATCCAGTTCCATTAAAAAAAGATAAATCGAAACATTCACATCATAACCACGATTAATATGGTTGTAGTCGTGTAATATCAATTTTAGGAGGATGAAATTCAATAGATCCTCCTTTTAATATGCCTGATCCCTCAACAACATCCTGTTTAAAATAATATCCTGTAGGTGTAACATCTCCAGGATAATCTCCATCTTTAGCTAACATGGCTGTAAAATATCTACTCAAACCATATTCATACATACCTCCAATAACCACTTTAACATTTAACTGATGTAGAACTTTAATGATTTGTTGAACTTTATCTATACCACCTAGTCGAAATGGTTTAACTACGACTACATTGATTGGATAACTTGCGACCAATGCTTTAATTTGTTCAATATGACGTGCCTTTTCATCAATAGCAATTGGTGGTAAATCTCGTTGGTCCATATGTTTAAGTTGAGCAATATTTTTAAATGGTTCTTCAATATACAATACTTTATCTTTCAGTTTTAATAACGTCGTAACGTCCGCTGCTGTCAAAGATTCATTAGCATCAACCGCAAGTTGGAATTGAAAATCCAACTGCTTAAGTGTCTCAATATCTTCTAATAGCGCTGGTGACCACTTTAATTTGATTCGTTGCGGTTTTGTTTGTGTCAATTGTTGTAGTTGTAATTTTGTTAATCCACTTACCGTCGCTCCATACGCGACATTAAATTGAGTTAGTTGATGATATTTTTGATACAACGCCATAACGACAGTACTTCTTGCAGCAGGCGCATGTTCTAAAATTTTTAACGTTGCCAACCATGCTTCATACGTTGCGATATGCTGCGACTGAACTGTTGCAAACCAACGTTCAATATCCTTTTTAACAGATTGAATCGTTTCATCATCATACCAGTTTGTTGCGAAAGCATTACACTCTCCAAAGTATGCATGTCCTTCTTCATCAACAAGTTCAATAAATAGACATTGTCGTTGTTCTAACTTTATTTTAGGCGTTATAATTGGTGACTTAAACGGTTCCTCATATAAATAAAAGTTGACATGATTAATTTTCATCATTTACTCCATGCTGTTGTGTCAATTTATTACGTTGTAACTTTCCAGTAGATGTATACGGTAAAGTTGTAACTCTTGCAAAATATTTTGGCACTTTATATTTTGCTAACTTTTGATTAAAAAATGCTGTCAAATCATCTTCTGATATGTCATTTTTAGCTACATAGTATAATTTAGGAACTTGTCCCCAAGTATCATCTGCTACTGGTATACAAACAGCGTCTTCAATATAATCCATCTGTTTCGCTACTGTTTCAATTTGGTATGGATAAATATTTTCTCCTCCACTAATAATTAAATCTTTGCGTCTATCATAAATCATAACGTAGCCATCTTTATCAATTTCTGCAATATCCCCGGTTTTAAAATAACCATCTTCAAAGGTATCGGTTATATCTTGAGGATACAGATAGCCTTGCATCACATTATCCCCTTTAATCAATAATTCACCATGTCCTTGTGCATTAGGATGACTAATTGCCACTTTAACATTATCACTAGGTTTACCCACTGTATCAAAACGTTGACGTAACATATTAGGAGTGGCTGTTAGAAATTGCGAACACGTTTCAGTCATACCGAAAGAATTATAGATGGGAAGTTGATAGCTTAATGCTTGTTGTATTAATGGCTGAGATAACTTTGCACCACCTAATAAAATCTTTTGTAGTGAATACGGCTTAGTTAATCCTTTATCCATCAACCATTTTAATGTTTGTGGCACAAGAGACACATGTGTGATTTGTTCTGAACAAATAATATGTAACACTTGGTCGGTTTCAAATTTTCCAACAATTCTTACTGTAAAACCTTCAATCACAGCTCTTAACAACACACTCAATCCTGAAATATGGTATATCGGCAATACGGATAACCA containing:
- the menC gene encoding o-succinylbenzoate synthase, yielding MKINHVNFYLYEEPFKSPIITPKIKLEQRQCLFIELVDEEGHAYFGECNAFATNWYDDETIQSVKKDIERWFATVQSQHIATYEAWLATLKILEHAPAARSTVVMALYQKYHQLTQFNVAYGATVSGLTKLQLQQLTQTKPQRIKLKWSPALLEDIETLKQLDFQFQLAVDANESLTAADVTTLLKLKDKVLYIEEPFKNIAQLKHMDQRDLPPIAIDEKARHIEQIKALVASYPINVVVVKPFRLGGIDKVQQIIKVLHQLNVKVVIGGMYEYGLSRYFTAMLAKDGDYPGDVTPTGYYFKQDVVEGSGILKGGSIEFHPPKIDITRLQPY
- the pckA gene encoding phosphoenolpyruvate carboxykinase (ATP) produces the protein MSVDSYTESTKIDNLLKKPSSLFQLSTTQLYNKILDNDEGVLTELGAVNASTGKYTGRSPKDKFIVTEPSYRDNIDWGTINQPIDEETFLSLYHKVLDYLDQKDELYVFNGYAGSDKDTMLKLTVINELAWHNLFAKNMFIRPESKEEASKIKPNFTIVSAPHFKADPKVDGTNSETFVIISFKHKVILIGGTEYAGEMKKGIFSVMNYLLPMQDIMSMHCSANVGEKGDVALFFGLSGTGKTTLSADPKRKLIGDDEHGWNKNGVFNIEGGCYAKAIHLSKEKEPQIYNAIKYGTILENTVVAEDGSVNFDDNRYTENTRAAYPINHIDNIVVPSKAAHPNTIIFLTADAFGVIPPISKLNKKQAMYHFLSGFTSKLAGTERGVTEPEPSFSTCFGAPFLPLHPTVYADLLGELIDQHDVDVYLVNTGWTGGKYGVGRRISLHYTRQMVNQAISGKLKHAEYTKDSTFGLSIPVEIEDVPKTILNPINAWSDPDKYKAQAQDLIQRFENNFEKFGKEVEHIASQGGFNK
- a CDS encoding alpha/beta hydrolase family protein, whose protein sequence is MPVTSFDHQFDEVTYVVDHLKVKALMMTPLTEIKRIVVYLRGGKGQVGRVRAARLMQFADKDTLVIGPYYRGNNGSEGKDEFYRGDLNDVTVLIRLLHSKYPDAFIHMIGFSRGGLQGLLTFQELPVSSYIIWGGVSDINLMYEERIDLRGMLRRMVGHPQKDKVQYEARDAIHLLNRQSPPILIVHGEKDQQVGIHQAYYLEQQLSLKGVTYDTFYQEDEGHVPRPPALKEALSYIKSFMTKVETHQLTNR
- the ytkD gene encoding RNA deprotection pyrophosphohydrolase — translated: MTMKFWDKDQRLVELTYKTDINEADGNHVLAIPVYNDQLLFTNHKIRGIEFPGGKREDFETSEDAVKRELYEETGATVKALHYIAQYHIATVEDETFIKDVYFIDVNEINEKYDYMETTGPVLFNNINDISKEQQSYLLQDETILTCLERVIALGFYQS
- the yidD gene encoding membrane protein insertion efficiency factor YidD gives rise to the protein MKKIFLALIHFYQRFISPLTPPTCRFYPTCSEYTREAIQYHGAFKGLYLGIRRILKCHPLHKGGFDPVPLKKDKSKHSHHNHD
- the menE gene encoding o-succinylbenzoate--CoA ligase, with protein sequence MDFWIKQQAIKRAQHVAVTDGSQQLTYQQLYQQALALSFKIKTLQQQRIGLYINNSIESVVLIHACWLAGVEIAMINTRLTKEEIIKQMMSVDISTILITIPLNIEKFNIFSLNDLNDLQSQSYTVTDFELQRIASIMFTSGTTGPQKAVPQTFANHLASAKGCKDSLGYDQYTKWLSVLPIYHISGLSVLLRAVIEGFTVRIVGKFETDQVLHIICSEQITHVSLVPQTLKWLMDKGLTKPYSLQKILLGGAKLSQPLIQQALSYQLPIYNSFGMTETCSQFLTATPNMLRQRFDTVGKPSDNVKVAISHPNAQGHGELLIKGDNVMQGYLYPQDITDTFEDGYFKTGDIAEIDKDGYVMIYDRRKDLIISGGENIYPYQIETVAKQMDYIEDAVCIPVADDTWGQVPKLYYVAKNDISEDDLTAFFNQKLAKYKVPKYFARVTTLPYTSTGKLQRNKLTQQHGVNDEN